One window of Diabrotica undecimpunctata isolate CICGRU chromosome 8, icDiaUnde3, whole genome shotgun sequence genomic DNA carries:
- the LOC140447726 gene encoding uncharacterized protein, translated as MDTEENIEIPISDIYDDFDNFDLGETVEKLKEENESLKKQINGQNENMEKLLTALNDMKTTNDNLSNNISSLLLTAKAELGRKDNTIADLRRDLDNIAFRRYGGNFQKYNGCNKAISQNEEQLISTCGNNKENEEITPKIEKLPLVKSTNVYQHSVETSNNSQTNTEQSLDKLHSSRYNNYQGRVLNTNKETREMEYLDHPQPLFVEDYNSEIYAKQKNKDRNKIFASTVQKQSEYDNLERNQNHVDKRCYDINQYENIERNYKLEDVERHRRHINKNYLTNQQGNHEDSRFNNKKTRDRSRYRNDEDIDLRRDRNDYRRNSNRFDGRSKDLRYEGRRREESDEQFSRRRSDYRKDGKSQGTYGTDRSRHRLPRFPERKRNSSDRYKTQDDLDDYIKDKSRTGKKLLNVGGKVKDQRKSCYSAALGENFDILANEEWEIYGTEEYKDENEKKECKMDETNTDLKITINNKNNRSYNFFNKELVNILDGIQSDIQNKNGTTTLECNYKTETIETVVEPCCATKTKTDLLSQVLQKEAEEIFTPTKLDKKKKDEYRKQVKLKIEDIFGQSSVDEFPENNIQENIPSIEKKCVTKQKVLLNNIFGDESNDIFKEDDDFRNFRMLVEADNVDHTKPKKMMKCAKLEIKESLEGGTGKKEKKPLSYDICTKKKRSSDNYNKTTRKDKQEHSEDAKSDIFLLTKKQSSDSYHEDDDQIEKTKKEYDTKKRNNGSDEVNTNKQHKSKILAEKYYEEPPALISDFEYTFVGEPKNSKPSALEQEKSTENLDTASGKQKKVNQGKNLTKSSSRDQVDMSVTQNGSNLKNSKPLTRKDEKSNEKLDTALHRTKKVSQRRKSTKSNCRYENDKPTTQNESDFKNSKSLTIATVDKYSRNTNTASDKTKKISQRRRSTRSNSRHDNDISTEQNKSDLTNSKPLPANQSEISSENVYISSDKTNKITQRRKSKSSSRCENDLSETPNVERDLNNSKPLTSVQYTIFSKNSNTHLEKKKKTHKRRKSTRSNSRHDTDTSTTPDESDDGIKIISKSLKTVKNKLCTDIGKTIVSSTEKKVIRSKMSDEINTSTIINEKRFAEPPPILSDFEYTILEDLNKSQSEKSPAKLKVNTKPELPTNIIRIFENTEEHKNLIHSRTSKVVSMLGSDLLKEIEVQKLAEKNSVKISAMKAQEVGANAKTTRNYSESHTDAVPVPKILEVCISKGLKESSSPLDNKNFETSNKVVIVSDIMVSPSKKKNFNNFVSHDKTIQEVLDVQTTGNVNNIVNYDEVASKQEERRGLTTEEVCLSTECVKPKSLSRKNLLLERYASEEVNNKNLATSTTVSCVKVNENNVQTKNDNGIHNKRKQIDESIDINPPKKKKNYNAPVDSTDDMKNDETSSKNKITKSGGDQELFETAKVVKPVKQPTQRSRSSREHSSEPDQVLKDTAISEKDSCTPKKSIKKDVAAKYNEENTAATKAICELEKEKLKRNKNSVLVIKCREDNSDTCGKTSEQTKQQKVLSDLDIPATYDNKIAPEEQNIIIQSSLQKSSVDSQQESKENVISSSSSIKNPHNSSTCSTESPKPRKRITPIPVKDVPVCTFTNILNKSDNLTKQLPKKVVMNTHMPEDTDIPILHLEEFSFSNLGEGKTLDKSIMKFLDGFSVSNLDCDVSRVSNESQKKEPLTFTNVLEKINSPCRNIADFTSPDQHLPQMTTSTPKGVELSALQSGQTEKTPTSVTTTDTVILSPKLQEHQNKDVSTDVSSNKNNEAVGSENVKNVPFTNLNTPARFRRRCRIIAVRKL; from the exons atggatactgaagaaaatatagaaattcCTATTTCTGATATTTATGACGATTTCGATAATTTCGATTTAGGAGAAACTGTGGAAAAA CTTAAAGAAGAGAATGAATCGCTGAAGAAACAAATCAATGGACAAAATGAAAACATGGAAAAGTTGCTTACGGCTCTTAATGATATGAAAACCACAAACGATAATTTAAGCAACAATATATCCTCGTTATTGTTGACGGCAAAGGCTGAATTGGGAAGAAAGGATAATACTATAGCAGATTTGAGAAGAGATTTGGACAACATTGCTTTTAGACGATACGGAGGAAATTTCCAAAAATATAATGGCTGTAATAAAGCAATATCCCAAAATGAAGAGCAACTTATATCTACATGTGGGAATaacaaagaaaatgaagaaataaCTCCCAAAATAGAGAAATTACCTTTGGTTAAATCTACAAATGTATATCAACATTCTGTGGAAACTTCAAATAATTCACAGACAAATACAGAGCAGAGTCTTGATAAGTTACATAGTAGTAGGTATAACAATTATCAAGGCAGAGTTTTGAACACTAATAAGGAAACAAGAGAGATGGAATATTTAGATCATCCTCAACCTTTGTTTGTGGAAGATTACAATTCAGAGATATATgcaaagcaaaaaaacaaagatagaaataaaatatttgcttCAACTGTACAAAAACAAAGTGAATATGACAATTTAGAAAGAAATCAGAATCATGTAGATAAAAGATGTTACGATATAAATCAATATGAAAATATAGAAAGAAATTATAAACTAGAAGATGTGGAGAGGCACAGGAGGCacataaataaaaattacctcaCAAATCAACAAGGCAATCACGAAGATTCAAGATTCAATAACAAAAAAACTAGAGACAGAAGTAGATACAGGAATGATGAAGATATAGATCTAAGAAGGGACAGAAATGATTATAGAAGAAACAGCAATAGGTTTGATGGAAGAAGCAAGGATTTAAGATATGAGGGGAGACGAAGGGAAGAATCTGATGAACAGTTTTCTAGAAG GAGGTCTGACTATCGCAAAGATGGCAAATCCCAGGGTACATATGGAACAGATAGATCCCGACATCGACTACCACGATTCCCAGAAAGAAAGCGAAATTCATCGGATAGATACAAAACTCAGGATGATCTGGACGACTACATAAAAGATAAATCTCGTACAGGTAAGAAGCTACTCAATGTTGGAGGCAAGGTAAAAGATCAACGCAAGAGCTGTTATAGTGCTGCGTTGGGAGAGAACTTTGATATTCTTgcaaatgaagaatgggaaataTATGGTACTGAAGAATATAAAGACGAAAATGAGAAAAAAGAATGTAAAATGGATGAAACTAACACTGACctgaaaataacaataaataataagaataatagGTCCTACAACTTTTTTAACAAAGAGTTAGTTAATATTTTAGATGGAATACAGAGTGACATTCAGAATAAAAATGGTACTACTACTCTAGAATGTAACTATAAAACTGAAACTATTGAAACAGTTGTTGAACCCTGTTGTGCTACTAAGACCAAAACTGATTTACTTAGTCAAGTCCTTCAGAAAGAAGCGGAAGAAATATTCACTCCAACTAAACTAGATAAGAAGAAAAAGGACGAGTATAGAAaacaagtaaaattaaaaattgaagaTATATTTGGACAGAGTTCTGTTGATGAATTCCCAGAGAACAATATACAAGAaaatataccttctattgaaaaAAAATGCGTAACAAAACAAAaagtattattaaataatatatttggtgatgaGTCGAATGATATCTTTAAGGAAGACGATGATTTTCGAAATTTTAGAATGTTAGTTGAAGCTGATAATGTCGATCACACAAAACCCAAGAAGATGATGAAATGTGCAAAGTTGGAGATTAAAGAAAGCTTGGAAGGAGGAACTGGGAAGAAAGAGAAGAAGCCGCTGTCTTACGATATTTGTACAAAGAAAAAACGAAGTTCCgataattataataaaactacTAGAAAAGACAAACAAGAACATTCAGAGGATGCAAAATCAGacatttttcttttaacaaaAAAACAGAGTAGCGATTCTTATCATGAGGACGATGACCAAATCGAGAAAACAAAAAAGGAATATGATACAAAAAAACGCAATAATGGTAGCGACGAAGTTAATACAAATaaacaacataaatcaaaaattcTTGCTGAAAAATATTATGAAGAACCTCCTGCGTTAATATCTGACTTTGAATACACTTTTGTGGGCGAGCCAAAGAATTCTAAACCGTCGGCACTGGAACAAGAAAAATCTACCGAAAATCTTGACACTGCTTCGGGTAAACAGAAGAAAGTAAATCAAGGGAAAAATTTGACGAAATCAAGTAGCAGAGATCAGGTCGATATGTCTGTAACTCAAAATggaagtaatttaaaaaattctaaacCTTTAACAAGAAAAGATGAAAAGTCTAATGAGAAGCTTGATACAGCCTTACATCGAACGAAAAAGGTTAGCCAGAGGAGAAAATCAACGAAATCCAATTGCAGATACGAGAATGATAAGCCTACAACACAGAATGAAAGTGATTTTAAGAATTCCAAATCTTTAACAATAGCAACAGTTGATAAATATAGTAGAAATACTAACACTGCTTCAGATAAAACGAAAAAGATAAGTCAAAGGAGAAGATCAACGAGATCAAATAGCAGACATGACAATGATATATCTACAGAGCAAAATAAAAGTGATCTAACAAATTCTAAACCATTACCAGCAAATCAAAGTGAAATATCTAGTGAAAATGTTTATATTTCTTCGGATAAAACGAACAAAATCACTCAGAGGAGAAAATCAAAGTCCAGTAGCAGATGTGAGAACGATTTATCTGAAACACCGAACGTTGAAAGAGATCTAAATAATTCTAAACCTTTAACATCGgtacaatatacaatatttagTAAAAATTCTAACACTCatttagaaaaaaagaaaaaaactcataaaagaagaaaatcaaCAAGATCAAATAGTAGACATGATACGGATACATCTACAACGCCCGATGAAAGTGATGATGGGATTAAAATTATTTCTAAGTCTTTAAAAACAGTCAAGAATAAACTATGTACAGATATTGGTAAAACTATTGTTAGTTCGACTGAAAAGAAGGTTATAAGATCAAAAATGTCAGATGAAATTAACAcatctacaattattaatgaaaaacgTTTTGCAGAACCTCCACCTATACTCTCTGACTTTGAATATACTATTTTAGAAGATCTGAATAAGTCACAGTCAGAGAAAAGTCCAGCAAAGCTCAAAGTAAATACTAAACCAGAATTGCCTACAAATATAATACGAATTTttgaaaacacagaagaacataAAAATTTGATCCATTCTCGCACTTCTAAAGTTGTTTCTATGCTGGGTTCtgatttattaaaagaaattgaAGTGCAAAAATTAGCCGAGAAGAATTCTGTTAAAATCAGTGCTATGAAAGCACAAGAAGTTGGTGCAAATGCTAAGACGACCAGAAACTATTCTGAGAGTCATACAGATGCAGTACCAGTACCGAAAATACTAGAAGTATGTATATCAAAAGGATTGAAGGAATCATCTTCACCTTTGGACAACAAAAACTTTGAAACTTCCAATAAGGTTGTTATTGTGAGTGACATAATGGTGTCACCGAGTAAGAAAAAGAATTTTAACAATTTTGTTAGTCACGACAAAACAATACAGGAAGTTTTAGATGTACAGACTACTGGAAATGTGAATAACATCGTAAACTATGATGAAGTTGCTTcaaaacaagaagaaagaagagggCTAACAACAGAAGAAGTTTGTCTGAGCACTGAATGCGTAAAACCAAAATCTTTATCTAGAAAAAACCTTTTACTTGAAAGATATGCATCAgaagaagtaaataataaaaatttggcAACTAGTACAACAGTTTCATGTGTTAAAGTCAACGAAAATAATGTACAAACTAAAAATGACAATGGCATTCATAACAAAAGGAAACAAATTGACGAAAGTATAGATATCAACcccccaaaaaagaaaaaaaattataatgcgCCAGTAGATTCTACAGATGACATGAAAAACGACGAGACcagttctaaaaataaaataaccaaGTCTGGTGGTGATCAGGAGTTGTTTGAAACAGCTAAAGTTGTTAAACCAGTGAAACAACCAACACAGAGATCTCGAAGCAGCAGAGAACATAGTTCTGAACCTGATCAAGTACTGAAAGATACAGCCATATCAGAAAAAGACTCATGTACACCAAAGAAAAGCATTAAGAAAGATGTGGCTGCAAAATATAATGAAGAAAACACAGCAGCAACAAAAGCAATATGTGAATTAGAAAAAGAAAAACTGAAGCGAAATAAGAACAGTGTATTAGTTATTAAATGTAGAGAAGATAATAGTGATACTTGCGGCAAAACTTCAGAACAGACCAAACAGCAGAAGGTTTTAAGTGATTTAGACATTCCAGCTACTTACGACAATAAAATAGCACCTGAAGAACAAaacatcatcattcaatcttcacTGCAAAAAAGTAGTGTGGATAGTCAACAAGAAAGCAAAGAAAacgttatttcatcgtcttctaGTATTAAGAATCCACACAATTCTTCCACATGTTCCACAGAATCACCAAAACCTCGAAAAAGAATAACTCCTATACCCGTTAAGGACGTTCCTGTTTGTACGTTCACAAATATTCTTAATAAAAGTGATAACTTAACGAAACAATTGCCGAAAAAAGTTGTGATGAATACTCACATGCCGGAGGATACCGATATTCCGATTCTTCACCTTGAAGAATTCAGTTTTAGTAACCTTGGGGAAGGTAAAACGCTCGATAAAAGTATTATGAAGTTTTTGGACGGTTTTAGCGTATCTAACTTAGACTGCGATGTGTCTAGAGTGAGTAATGAGTCACAGAAAAAAGAACCGCTAACATTCACGAACGTTTTAGAGAAAATCAATTCACCTTGTAGGAATATTGCTGATTTTACCTCTCCCGATCAACATTTACCACAGATGACGACATCGACACCGAAAGGTGTTGAACTTTCAGCACTTCAATCGGGCCAGACTGAAAAAACTCCAACTTCAGTCACGACGACTGATACAGTTATATTATCCCCTAAGCTACAAGAACATCAAAATAAGGATGTTAGTACTGATGTAAGCAGTAATAAAAATAACGAAGCTGTTGGCAGCGAAAATGTTAAAAATGTGccttttacaaatttaaatacTCCTGCGAGGTTTAGGAGGAGGTGTAGAATCATAGCTGTCAGGAAACTGTAA